From the Enterobacter pseudoroggenkampii genome, the window CAGAGATCGAGGATCTGCTCACCGTTTTGGGGTTCAAGCCAGGTCATGCAACCCTGGGCAGAAGCATCCTGTACCGTTACCCAACCCTCTTCGAAACCCGGTAGTGCATGTACCGGAGCGGGGGAGGCTAAACGTACGGCATCAGGGTATGCAGCGTGAGTGAAACCACTCATTCCAGCTTCTTCGAGTAATGCCAGCCATGCGTCACGGGTGTGGTGATTACGATTCACGCGTAACCACATTGGCGGACGCTGGTTGTTGGCATCGGCAATGTCCTGCCACCGCTGCGGATAAGCTTTTTTCAGCCGCTTCAACAGCCAGTCCGGATGCAGGAAGCGTGCTTCGTTTTGGGCAAATTCAGCCAGAAGCTCATCCTGCTGTCGTTGGAACTGACGCAGTACACCGTTGATCAGCCCTTTCAGCTGAGGGCGTTTAATCGCAACGGCACCTTCCACCGTCTCAGCCAGCGCGGCATGAGGTGGGATGCGGGTATGAAGAAGCTGATAAAAACCCACCATAATCAAATAGTGTACTGTGCGCTGCTTGCCTGTCATTGGGCGTGACATCAGCTTGTTAATCAACCACTCAAGCTGAGAAAGCGTGCGCAGAACGCCAAAGCAGAGCTCCTGAAGCAGGGCTTTGTCTTTATCAGAGACTTTTTGCTGCAGGGGAGGCAGGACGTTACTTAATGACTGGCCCTGCTCGATAACCTGCTCAACGGCCTGAGCCGCCATACTGCGTAGATTTTGTTTTTTCATAACCGTAAAAATAAAAATGCCCGGAAACACCGGGCCTTAAGAATAAATTTGCTCAGGCAAGACGCTTGCCCGGAATAAACCATTCGCGACGGGAATTTAACAGATCCTGAGCGCTCATGGCCTTCTTACCGGCCGGTTGTAGCGATTCAAGATTCAGGATCCCTTGCGCAGTCGCCACCTGGATCCCGTTCTTGTTGGCGTCAACAATCGTACCGGGTTCAGCCGTGGTAGTACCGCTAATGACGGAGGCTTTCCAGACTTTCACTGGCTGCTCATCAATCTCCATCCAGCTCATTGGCCACGGATTAAAAGCGCGGATGCAGCGTTCAAGTTGAGCGGCCGACAGGGACCAGTCGATCCGCGCTTCTTCTTTGCTCAGTTTTTCGGCATACGTCACCAGCGCGTCATCCTGAACTTCCGGTTTTGCCGTATTGTCAGCAAGCTGCTGAAGCGTCTCGATAAGGCCTTGTGGGCCAAGGTCTGCCAGTTTGTCATACAGCGTGGCGCTGGTATCGTCTGGCGTAATGGGGCAGGCCAGTTTATACAGCATGTCGCCGGTGTCTAAACCTACGTCCATCTTCATGATGGTCACGCCCGTTTCGGCATCACCCGCCCACAGCGAGCGCTGGATAGGTGCTGCACCACGCCAGCGTGGGAGCAGAGACCCATGCACGTTGATACAACCCAGGCGCGGCATATCAAGCACAGCTTTTGGCAGAATTAAACCGTAAGCCACCACCACCATTACGTCGGCATTCAGGTCAGCAACCAGCTGCTGATTTTCCTGCGGGCGCAGCGATGCAGGCTGAAAAACAGGAAGCCCATGCTCTTCTGCCAGCACCTTGACCGGGCTCGGCATCAGTTTTTTGCCGCGGCCTGCAGGACGGTCCGGCTGGGTAAAGACGCCAACAACCTGGTGACCAGACGATAGCAGCGCGTCAAGGTGACGCGCTGCAAAATCAGGGGTTCCCGCGAAGATAATACGTAGTGTTTTAGACACGATGATCCTTGTATCCGGGGGGACGTTATGCGCGAGAACGCAAACGATCCAGTTTCTCTACTTTCTGACGAATACGCTGCTGTTTCAGCGGCGAGAGATAATCGATAAACAGTTTACCGACCAGATGATCCATCTCATGCTGAATACAAATCGCCAGCAGGTCGTCTGCTTCCAGTTCGAACGGATTACCGTCACGATCCAGGGCGCGAATTTTCACTTTTTCAGCACGCGGCACTAACGCACGCTGTTCAGGAATAGACAGACAGCCTTCCTCGATACCGGTTTCGCCACTCTTTTCGAGCAACTCAGGGTTAATCAGCACCAGACGGCCATCGCGATTTTCAGAAACATCAATCACGATAATACGCTTGTGAATGTCCACCTGCGTCGCCGCCAGGCCAATGCCTTCTTCGGCGTACATGGTATCGAACATATCATCAACGATACGCTGGATTTCTGCATTCACTTCTTTGACCGGTTCAGCGACGATGCGAAGGCGCTCGTCCGGAATATGTAACACTTGCAAAACTGCCATAAATTTCCAGAGTCGTGTTCAGGAGTTGATAAGAATACTACCTCTATTCTAGACAAATCCCCCATCGATTGACAGCATCAGTGACCAATCGCAATGATTGCGGAGGCCGCTTATGGCAGGGGAAAGGATGACGCCAATCGAGATATGGCTACGGCTTATGCACACAGGTTCTCTGTGTGGTGATGTCATGGTGGAAGCGGCTGCACGACTGCAGAGGCAGGAAGGCATCGACATGCTTGCCTTAAGAAATGCTGGACTGACAGCAAAGCAGGCTGAACGATTCTTTGCGTTCAATGAGAGTGAGCTGGAACGTAGCCTGAAATGGCTTGAGCAGCCGGGACATCATTTATTAACGGCCAATCATTCCCTTTATCCCCCTCTACTCCGCACGATCCCTGACTATCCCGGGGCATTATTCATAAAAGGTAACCCTGAGACGCTTAAAACTGTTCAGCTGGCGGTGGTAGGCAGTCGTGCGCCGTCATGGTACGGCGAGCGATGGGGGAAAATCCTGTGCGAACAACTTTCACAAAGTGGTTTCACGATTACCAGCGGGCTGGCCTGTGGTATTGATGGCGTTGCCCACGGCGCGGCGCTGTCAGTTAAAGGACGAACTGTCGCGGTGCTGGGGAATGGTCTTTTTAGCATTTATCCACGCCGACATCAGGCATTGGCGATGCGGCTTATTGAGTCTGACGGCGCGATAGTGTCTGAATTTCCGCTTTCCGCACAGCCCAGACCGGCAAACTTTCCGCGTCGTAATCGCATTATTAGCGGGCTTAGCAAAGGTGTGCTGGTGGTTGAAGCCGCGCTGCGAAGCGGTTCACTGGTCACGGCGCGATGCGCGCTGGAACAGGGACGAGAAGTCTTCGCCTTGCCTGGTCCGATAGGCAACCCCGGATGCGAGGGGCCCCACTGGCTGATTAAGCAAGGGGCAACACCGGTAACGGAAGTAGGGGATATTCTTGAAAATTTGCAATATGGGCTGCAATGGCTGCAGGAAGATCCCGAAAAGCGACAATATTCATCAGATCAGGGAAAGGTGGCATTGCCATTTCCCAAGCTCCTGGCTAACGTAGGAGATGAGGTAACACCTGTTGACGTTGTCGCTGAACGTGCCGGCCAACCTGTGCCAGTAACGGTAGCACAGCTACTCGAACTGGAGTTAGCAGGGTGGATCGCAGCTGTACCCGGCGGCTATGTCCGATTAAGGAGGGCATGCCATGTTCGACGTACTGATGTATTTGTTTGAGACTTACATCCATAACGAAGCAGAAATGCGAGTGGATCAGGACAAATTGACACAGGATCTTACCGATGCGGGGTTTGAGCGGGAAGA encodes:
- the rsmB gene encoding 16S rRNA (cytosine(967)-C(5))-methyltransferase RsmB, with translation MKKQNLRSMAAQAVEQVIEQGQSLSNVLPPLQQKVSDKDKALLQELCFGVLRTLSQLEWLINKLMSRPMTGKQRTVHYLIMVGFYQLLHTRIPPHAALAETVEGAVAIKRPQLKGLINGVLRQFQRQQDELLAEFAQNEARFLHPDWLLKRLKKAYPQRWQDIADANNQRPPMWLRVNRNHHTRDAWLALLEEAGMSGFTHAAYPDAVRLASPAPVHALPGFEEGWVTVQDASAQGCMTWLEPQNGEQILDLCAAPGGKTTHILEVAPQASVMAVDVDEQRLSRVYDNLKRLGMKAQVKQGDGRKPAEWCSETQFDRILLDAPCSATGVIRRHPDIKWLRRDRDINELAQLQSDILDAIWPHLKPGGTLVYATCSVLPEENSQQIAAFLKRTPDAALRDTGTPESPGLQNLPGAEEGDGFFYAKLIKE
- the fmt gene encoding methionyl-tRNA formyltransferase — protein: MSKTLRIIFAGTPDFAARHLDALLSSGHQVVGVFTQPDRPAGRGKKLMPSPVKVLAEEHGLPVFQPASLRPQENQQLVADLNADVMVVVAYGLILPKAVLDMPRLGCINVHGSLLPRWRGAAPIQRSLWAGDAETGVTIMKMDVGLDTGDMLYKLACPITPDDTSATLYDKLADLGPQGLIETLQQLADNTAKPEVQDDALVTYAEKLSKEEARIDWSLSAAQLERCIRAFNPWPMSWMEIDEQPVKVWKASVISGTTTAEPGTIVDANKNGIQVATAQGILNLESLQPAGKKAMSAQDLLNSRREWFIPGKRLA
- the def gene encoding peptide deformylase, yielding MAVLQVLHIPDERLRIVAEPVKEVNAEIQRIVDDMFDTMYAEEGIGLAATQVDIHKRIIVIDVSENRDGRLVLINPELLEKSGETGIEEGCLSIPEQRALVPRAEKVKIRALDRDGNPFELEADDLLAICIQHEMDHLVGKLFIDYLSPLKQQRIRQKVEKLDRLRSRA
- the dprA gene encoding DNA-protecting protein DprA encodes the protein MTPIEIWLRLMHTGSLCGDVMVEAAARLQRQEGIDMLALRNAGLTAKQAERFFAFNESELERSLKWLEQPGHHLLTANHSLYPPLLRTIPDYPGALFIKGNPETLKTVQLAVVGSRAPSWYGERWGKILCEQLSQSGFTITSGLACGIDGVAHGAALSVKGRTVAVLGNGLFSIYPRRHQALAMRLIESDGAIVSEFPLSAQPRPANFPRRNRIISGLSKGVLVVEAALRSGSLVTARCALEQGREVFALPGPIGNPGCEGPHWLIKQGATPVTEVGDILENLQYGLQWLQEDPEKRQYSSDQGKVALPFPKLLANVGDEVTPVDVVAERAGQPVPVTVAQLLELELAGWIAAVPGGYVRLRRACHVRRTDVFV